In Bdellovibrionales bacterium, a genomic segment contains:
- a CDS encoding S8 family peptidase, with product DLSRRLFSEAIEELKLEEQSFPEFIAAERLVVLIYCTLMDAQKIFDLTGAVIEIELATEVTLDWELIEHPEKFLGSKPSFLAPLKDAPSVVVLDTGVNKTHPFLSNAIALAGSVHPDDKDHSDGHGHGTNMVGVALHDEAVSSIARSGGAQKHTHWVESIKLFTGDASRLASRSNAPFWPNMTQQAVELSQEKGRKSERKAFVLAVTANNIEPGSATSWSLSLDELAFNEGKGRLFFVSIGNSDGESYSKIIKNFPHELMLSKLKDPSQSFNSVTVGAFTSKDVLPATDSYRNYSPLAKRGGVSPHTSSGLPFKTGYRVPIKPEIVFEGGNLAVDKTNFSDDRVPTLTTTTTGRDHLNMPFQVMYGTSPAAALAGCLSMQIWNENRNLWPETVRGLMVHSASWTPEMMQLLPSKDDRLALCGYGAPSPELALFCTKDRATVIVQDSLPNLQKIASNTERQMKTFSLPVPKATLLANPDAKVELRVTLSYFAEPNAAKGIPTRGMDLLWDIQGPAEEDDEFLKRINDDMREGDEGSPGTKSFKWEIGIRNRRRGTVQGDRWSGSAADLAGAKLIAVYPKNGWWNFRKDMKFQSTRFSLIISVITPGIDVYNEIKNSIEVETEIEIDL from the coding sequence CGACCTTTCCCGCCGCCTTTTTTCCGAAGCTATTGAAGAGCTTAAGCTTGAAGAACAGAGCTTCCCCGAATTCATCGCAGCAGAACGTCTTGTAGTCCTAATTTACTGCACCCTAATGGATGCACAAAAAATCTTCGATCTTACCGGAGCAGTCATTGAAATTGAGCTGGCAACCGAAGTTACTCTTGATTGGGAATTGATTGAGCATCCAGAGAAGTTTCTCGGCTCTAAGCCATCGTTCCTAGCTCCTTTAAAAGATGCGCCGAGTGTTGTTGTCCTCGATACGGGCGTAAATAAGACTCATCCTTTTCTTTCCAACGCCATTGCTTTAGCTGGCTCTGTACATCCCGACGATAAGGATCATAGCGACGGACATGGGCACGGCACGAATATGGTTGGCGTCGCTTTACACGACGAGGCTGTCAGTTCGATTGCTCGAAGCGGCGGCGCTCAAAAACATACGCATTGGGTTGAGAGTATCAAGTTATTCACGGGCGATGCCTCTCGGTTGGCATCGCGTTCAAATGCGCCATTCTGGCCAAACATGACCCAACAAGCCGTCGAGCTTTCTCAAGAAAAGGGTAGAAAGTCAGAACGAAAGGCATTTGTTCTGGCTGTAACCGCCAACAATATTGAACCTGGTTCAGCAACTAGCTGGAGTCTTTCACTTGATGAATTGGCTTTTAACGAAGGCAAGGGACGCCTGTTCTTCGTGAGCATTGGAAACTCAGATGGCGAATCTTACTCCAAAATCATTAAGAATTTTCCCCACGAACTTATGTTGAGTAAATTGAAGGACCCATCTCAGTCGTTTAATTCTGTAACAGTCGGTGCGTTCACTAGCAAAGATGTCTTACCTGCGACCGACAGTTATAGGAACTACAGTCCACTCGCGAAAAGAGGTGGTGTGTCTCCACATACTTCTTCCGGCTTGCCATTCAAAACTGGCTATCGTGTACCCATCAAACCAGAGATAGTATTTGAGGGCGGAAACTTAGCGGTTGATAAAACGAATTTCTCAGATGATCGCGTCCCCACATTAACGACAACTACAACTGGCAGAGATCATCTCAACATGCCGTTTCAAGTTATGTACGGTACAAGTCCGGCGGCGGCTTTAGCCGGCTGCCTGTCGATGCAGATTTGGAATGAAAATCGAAATCTCTGGCCTGAAACAGTCCGCGGGCTAATGGTCCATTCTGCCTCTTGGACACCTGAAATGATGCAGCTGTTACCCTCAAAAGACGATCGCCTTGCCCTCTGCGGGTATGGAGCTCCGTCTCCTGAACTCGCTTTGTTTTGCACGAAGGACCGAGCTACAGTTATTGTGCAGGACTCATTGCCTAACTTGCAGAAAATTGCATCGAATACAGAACGACAGATGAAAACGTTTTCGCTTCCCGTGCCGAAAGCAACGCTGCTCGCAAATCCAGATGCAAAAGTAGAGCTTCGAGTTACTCTATCGTATTTTGCAGAGCCGAACGCAGCAAAAGGAATTCCCACGCGAGGCATGGATTTACTCTGGGATATCCAAGGGCCAGCAGAAGAAGATGACGAGTTCCTAAAAAGAATCAATGACGATATGCGGGAAGGAGATGAAGGCTCACCCGGCACCAAAAGCTTTAAGTGGGAAATAGGGATTCGCAATCGCCGCAGAGGAACTGTCCAAGGAGATCGCTGGAGTGGCTCTGCTGCTGATCTTGCGGGGGCGAAACTTATCGCAGTCTACCCAAAAAATGGATGGTGGAATTTTCGCAAAGATATGAAGTTTCAAAGCACTAGATTTTCGCTAATTATTTCAGTTATTACCCCAGGCATCGATGTCTATAATGAGATCAAGAATTCAATTGAAGTTGAAACCGAAATCGAAATTGATTTGTAA
- a CDS encoding TrbC/VirB2 family protein translates to MKHQKVLLVLGICILTMALMPELAHAGLESSLIGIKTKLTGVIMPLLSVIGIAIAAVSFFTGNPQAKQHIVYAVLGCMFGFGAQAIVDFIAQTVR, encoded by the coding sequence GTGAAACATCAAAAAGTATTACTAGTGCTAGGGATTTGCATTCTAACGATGGCTCTAATGCCAGAGCTGGCTCATGCCGGTCTTGAATCAAGTTTAATCGGAATAAAGACAAAGTTAACAGGCGTGATTATGCCGCTACTCTCGGTGATCGGAATTGCCATTGCGGCAGTCTCGTTCTTTACCGGGAACCCGCAAGCAAAGCAGCACATTGTCTACGCGGTGTTGGGCTGTATGTTCGGCTTTGGGGCGCAAGCCATCGTGGATTTTATTGCGCAAACGGTTCGCTAA
- a CDS encoding TraC family protein, with product MKIQKDASLAEELPYWDFVQGPKSHAILFDGSLVGGLRVGLIDIECFDESETNNFATGLRSALNSISEGTTLQFVLGVRSDFTDMLDLHEKGKIQDIHPLVKSISDFRERSLKNDMDDGELYRPELCIYVRVPVVETKKTSIFKKKELFNEASAAAYQETLETLSQNIENLKSSFDSLGLHCEELNKNEILENIYEFLNPKRSRSEPAPLVKALEIPDLEKEVLSEADWLASQSPREQLVFGDLVLGFEQFTLDGFYHRIITLKTLPEITYAGMMANFLRLPFHYDLILSMHVPPQSNEMAKLQQKRKMAHSMAMTSGGKASDLESESKLSSTEELIRELLNTGQRIYAVQMSVVLKAPATMEGTKQLNREVREVLSRFRGLQGAEGLEESVGAWKVLKNDLPAAPLHLERARKMKTNNLADFIPVYGPREGDQDPAVIFRNRINGLVSYNPFDSELPNYNCLVTGSSGAGKSFLNNCILLQELARGLRVFIIDIGGSYKKLTEALGGQYLEMNLSEEYRINPFDIPDPHQEPSNQKLKSLLAVIESMVSEDEKAKLPKLDRALLERAIIELYKSRRAKGEVPTLSDLARYLSAFEESSMKAVSKMLYLWTGERPYGRLLDGPGSLRTDASICTFDLKGLSAFPDLQSVMILILTDFILTQVEGDRTSKKRIILDEAWELLKSNAAASFMEYCARTLRKTGSGITFITQGVEEIVASPIGPAILNNTATKFVMLQRGDSEILRDTLKLNNQELGLIHSLGQKKGEFSEGFMIEGDHRQVVRIYPSPFEYWLSTSDAQDNKYLSELKAQGLDLVKAIEQAAVTYPKGISVGRRKESA from the coding sequence ATGAAAATTCAAAAAGATGCAAGCCTTGCTGAAGAGCTTCCCTATTGGGACTTTGTGCAAGGACCAAAATCCCACGCTATTTTATTTGACGGCTCCTTGGTTGGGGGCTTGCGTGTGGGCCTGATCGACATCGAGTGCTTTGACGAATCTGAAACAAATAACTTTGCGACAGGTCTAAGATCGGCTCTGAATTCAATCTCTGAGGGCACCACGTTGCAATTCGTGCTTGGAGTGAGGTCTGACTTTACGGACATGCTTGATCTTCATGAAAAGGGTAAAATCCAAGATATTCATCCCTTGGTAAAAAGCATTTCTGATTTCAGAGAGCGATCTTTAAAAAATGACATGGATGATGGCGAGCTTTATCGTCCTGAGCTGTGCATCTATGTCAGGGTGCCGGTTGTTGAGACCAAAAAGACAAGCATTTTTAAAAAGAAAGAGCTTTTTAACGAGGCTTCAGCAGCTGCTTATCAAGAAACTCTAGAGACCTTAAGTCAAAACATTGAAAATCTAAAATCGAGCTTCGATTCATTGGGTCTTCATTGTGAAGAATTAAACAAAAATGAAATTTTAGAAAATATTTACGAATTTCTAAACCCCAAGCGCTCACGCTCTGAGCCTGCTCCTTTGGTGAAAGCATTGGAGATTCCTGATCTTGAAAAGGAAGTTTTAAGTGAAGCCGATTGGCTCGCCAGCCAATCTCCAAGGGAGCAGCTTGTCTTTGGTGATTTGGTTTTAGGTTTTGAGCAATTCACATTGGATGGGTTTTATCATCGAATCATTACCTTAAAAACTTTGCCCGAGATCACCTATGCCGGAATGATGGCTAATTTCTTAAGGCTTCCGTTTCACTATGATTTGATCTTGTCGATGCACGTGCCGCCGCAATCAAATGAAATGGCAAAGCTTCAGCAAAAGCGAAAGATGGCCCATTCCATGGCGATGACAAGCGGCGGGAAAGCGAGCGACCTTGAAAGTGAATCAAAGCTTTCCTCTACTGAAGAGTTGATTCGAGAACTTCTAAACACGGGACAGCGTATTTACGCCGTTCAGATGAGCGTAGTTTTAAAAGCTCCTGCAACTATGGAAGGAACAAAACAACTGAACCGCGAAGTTCGAGAAGTTTTGTCAAGGTTCAGGGGGCTGCAAGGAGCCGAAGGCTTGGAAGAAAGTGTTGGGGCGTGGAAGGTACTAAAAAATGATCTTCCAGCAGCTCCGCTGCATCTAGAGCGTGCTCGCAAAATGAAAACCAATAACTTAGCTGATTTTATTCCGGTGTATGGCCCGCGCGAAGGTGATCAAGACCCTGCGGTGATTTTTAGAAATAGGATCAACGGACTCGTGAGTTACAATCCCTTCGATTCTGAGCTGCCGAATTACAACTGCCTTGTCACGGGATCGTCAGGCGCGGGAAAAAGTTTTTTAAATAACTGCATCCTGCTTCAAGAACTTGCAAGAGGCCTACGGGTTTTCATTATTGATATCGGCGGGTCTTACAAGAAGCTCACCGAAGCTCTCGGCGGCCAGTATTTAGAAATGAATTTGTCCGAAGAGTACCGAATCAATCCATTTGATATACCTGACCCTCATCAGGAGCCAAGCAACCAGAAGCTAAAATCACTTCTAGCCGTGATTGAAAGCATGGTGAGTGAGGACGAAAAAGCAAAGCTGCCTAAACTTGATCGTGCCTTACTAGAGCGAGCCATCATTGAACTCTATAAAAGCCGAAGAGCTAAGGGTGAGGTGCCCACGTTAAGTGATCTTGCGCGATACCTATCGGCATTTGAAGAAAGCTCGATGAAGGCAGTTTCAAAAATGCTTTACCTTTGGACTGGTGAGCGGCCCTATGGACGTTTGCTTGACGGCCCCGGCAGTTTGAGAACTGACGCCTCCATTTGCACTTTTGATCTTAAAGGGCTTTCGGCATTTCCAGATTTACAAAGCGTGATGATTCTAATTTTAACTGATTTTATCTTAACGCAAGTCGAAGGTGACCGTACTTCAAAAAAACGAATCATCTTAGATGAGGCGTGGGAGCTATTAAAATCAAATGCTGCGGCCTCGTTTATGGAGTATTGCGCACGGACTTTAAGAAAAACTGGCTCTGGAATCACTTTCATCACTCAGGGGGTTGAGGAGATTGTTGCAAGCCCCATTGGTCCCGCGATTTTGAACAACACCGCGACGAAGTTTGTTATGCTTCAGCGCGGAGACTCTGAAATTCTGCGAGACACTTTAAAACTCAACAACCAAGAACTGGGGTTGATTCACTCCTTAGGGCAAAAGAAGGGGGAATTCTCTGAAGGCTTTATGATCGAGGGCGATCATCGGCAGGTTGTGAGAATTTATCCAAGCCCATTTGAATATTGGCTTTCAACTTCGGACGCTCAAGACAACAAGTACCTAAGTGAATTAAAAGCCCAAGGACTTGATCTGGTTAAAGCCATTGAGCAAGCAGCCGTTACCTACCCCAAAGGAATATCCGTTGGGCGAAGAAAGGAATCCGCATGA
- a CDS encoding sigma-70 family RNA polymerase sigma factor, translating into MAEKMEHTCFEFSQTDADDETKDKITQLFRQLSPQQQKILKMIFWEGRSERFIAQNLRVSRYTIKTLKKRSLKKLSALLKQVSPISPLMRGKEYSLKQGGDNDKGVLSLAKRHLPKAS; encoded by the coding sequence ATGGCCGAAAAAATGGAGCACACTTGCTTTGAGTTTTCGCAAACCGACGCAGACGATGAAACCAAAGACAAGATAACTCAATTGTTTAGGCAACTATCGCCACAACAACAGAAAATACTCAAAATGATTTTCTGGGAAGGCCGAAGCGAGAGGTTCATCGCTCAGAATCTTCGGGTCTCGCGCTACACGATCAAGACACTTAAGAAGCGATCTTTAAAAAAACTGAGCGCTCTTTTGAAGCAGGTGTCCCCCATTTCGCCCTTAATGAGAGGTAAAGAATATTCTCTCAAGCAAGGGGGCGACAATGACAAAGGGGTTCTTTCGCTGGCTAAGAGGCATTTGCCGAAAGCTAGCTAG